In Candidatus Zixiibacteriota bacterium, one genomic interval encodes:
- a CDS encoding KAP family NTPase, translated as MNSGTRTIVKFLRETPLQSEDDFKRVRFGHKDIANTLTSIVSICETPFTIGLFGKWGSGKSSIAYLAAAALRKKGIPTVIFDVWKHEGDSLRRSFLREFVRQMKSPENDNLDAEFELDDRMNNAVTRVNDGEFKVNWTKVKQARTAFVFAVAVLVVFALAASYFDLIQVYERILGFTLGSLLGGGFLLWLVKNATQFLGTETTTFSVERLSDPHEFEDEFVRILRETHRPKCLIVFDNLDRVSHELALKSLSTIKTFLEPKDIEVEEKSVVFLIPCDDSAIREHIRAVYVAQAANNSKSTYSPDEFQKKFFNTVVRIPDFYPTELESFTVSCLEETGLKDLSDSGIAWMITYAYRDNPRQVIQFVNILLSHYMLIQEREGQERDFELGYAKRNRREICLFLLLQHRHPDLMAELTSRGIGALEDIPDDLGRKELNEDLESLRSLAKDVSSVAKITNLRPYTALRQSDQERHFPGLDRLYVLCEDNKISDAIKAAEDIPQIKENHLDFVRAVQAEFGSKRNPITAAYFLNSVLHVLEALNIKVDSTRCSAVYSAMDSRLRKRIEIIAPGLLRRTLLQVCPHLAPALGEMWMDRIEDILGDDHLKKKSGAFVRVALEEMADNETLTVGFEGRIKSSLTAHFSGDIEVARQFTQTGEQQQKYLDAKYVSDFTRSISETDILLLENEDSDKPLCPSRLYILGKFLDNLLPVSVLSLAVPKITLLMDTLREGGWESEHSTRWKALIRGVLEFVVSHETISHDDVPEIDELSDAAINTFSAIPGAEQCIAVPLMELLLDRASESTADRLQEHLNEFYAEANLGGLKYVIDLVDDREGFVTVSRNAATLKDRAMSDPLIFAYFYSHLSTGRRSDWLVEWLTYDTKLALEFVRKRGYRIPQKDRFLRAVLELAGQSDITMRSGCYEVLNATKCNNNLQLVEQYITQVIELIRDVDSSSQEAAFKAIQGMGFLDRLQKREITKAAFVWVIGLPPNERLQLSTLRCIEFWSPHLTTDEADQLVPLCFDDLVIKSHQTDTIDLGFGILVKASPSYLDKDRKLNYDDLKRAYEEESDVLIKQAIARGLNRLKPSKPQRGEKTYWAWVDSLPLE; from the coding sequence ATGAATTCTGGGACGAGAACCATTGTAAAGTTCTTACGCGAAACTCCATTGCAGTCAGAAGATGATTTCAAGAGAGTCAGATTTGGACACAAAGACATCGCGAACACACTCACAAGCATTGTGAGTATATGCGAAACCCCATTTACGATAGGTCTTTTTGGGAAATGGGGCTCAGGTAAGAGCAGCATCGCCTATTTGGCTGCAGCCGCGTTGCGCAAGAAAGGAATCCCAACAGTGATCTTCGATGTGTGGAAGCACGAAGGAGACTCACTGAGACGATCCTTTCTCAGAGAATTTGTTCGTCAGATGAAATCGCCGGAAAATGATAACTTAGATGCTGAGTTTGAACTTGATGATCGCATGAATAACGCTGTGACACGCGTGAACGATGGGGAATTCAAAGTCAACTGGACCAAAGTGAAGCAAGCTAGAACTGCGTTTGTCTTTGCAGTGGCTGTACTTGTGGTATTTGCGCTCGCAGCATCATACTTCGATCTCATACAAGTGTACGAGAGAATCCTAGGTTTTACGCTGGGGTCTCTGTTGGGAGGGGGTTTCCTACTTTGGCTTGTCAAGAATGCGACACAGTTTCTTGGGACAGAAACAACAACGTTTTCAGTTGAGCGTCTCTCGGACCCACACGAATTCGAAGACGAGTTTGTACGCATCCTTCGGGAGACTCACAGGCCCAAATGCCTAATTGTATTTGATAACTTGGACAGAGTCTCGCACGAGCTAGCTCTCAAGAGCCTGTCAACAATAAAGACCTTCTTGGAACCGAAAGATATAGAGGTCGAGGAAAAGTCCGTCGTGTTTCTTATACCCTGCGATGATTCCGCAATCCGTGAACACATCCGAGCGGTTTATGTTGCACAAGCAGCAAACAACTCAAAGAGTACTTATAGCCCAGATGAGTTTCAGAAGAAGTTCTTTAATACTGTTGTCAGAATTCCCGACTTCTATCCTACTGAACTTGAATCTTTCACCGTGAGCTGTTTAGAAGAAACCGGACTGAAGGACCTATCGGACTCCGGCATCGCTTGGATGATAACCTACGCATATCGCGACAACCCGAGGCAGGTAATACAGTTTGTAAACATTCTGTTATCCCATTACATGCTAATACAAGAACGGGAAGGGCAAGAAAGGGATTTTGAACTGGGATATGCTAAGCGCAATCGGAGGGAAATCTGCCTCTTCTTACTCCTTCAGCATCGCCACCCTGACTTAATGGCTGAACTCACATCACGAGGGATAGGCGCACTGGAAGATATACCCGATGATCTTGGCCGCAAGGAACTCAATGAGGACCTAGAATCGTTGCGGTCACTTGCCAAAGACGTGTCTTCTGTTGCCAAGATTACGAACCTGCGACCGTATACGGCACTAAGGCAATCGGATCAGGAAAGGCATTTCCCCGGTCTTGATAGATTGTATGTTCTATGTGAGGATAACAAGATATCCGACGCAATAAAAGCTGCGGAGGATATTCCACAGATCAAAGAGAATCATTTGGACTTCGTTAGGGCCGTTCAAGCAGAGTTCGGTAGCAAGCGTAATCCAATCACGGCCGCATACTTCTTGAACTCCGTTTTGCACGTGCTGGAGGCCTTGAATATTAAGGTGGACTCCACTCGGTGTTCTGCAGTTTACAGTGCCATGGACTCGCGCCTGCGGAAGAGAATCGAAATCATTGCACCAGGTCTCTTGAGAAGGACATTGCTACAGGTATGTCCACACTTGGCTCCGGCTTTGGGCGAAATGTGGATGGACAGAATTGAGGACATCCTCGGTGATGACCACCTGAAGAAGAAATCAGGTGCCTTCGTGAGGGTGGCTCTTGAGGAAATGGCTGATAATGAGACGCTTACAGTAGGTTTCGAGGGGCGCATCAAGAGCAGTCTCACCGCACATTTTTCTGGCGACATTGAGGTGGCGAGACAGTTCACTCAGACCGGGGAACAACAGCAAAAATACCTGGATGCCAAGTACGTCTCAGACTTTACTAGGTCAATATCTGAAACTGACATTCTGTTGCTGGAGAACGAAGATTCGGATAAACCCTTATGCCCATCACGCCTGTACATTTTGGGTAAGTTTCTGGACAACCTGCTGCCGGTAAGCGTGCTCAGTCTTGCCGTACCGAAAATAACCTTGCTCATGGATACTCTGAGGGAGGGAGGCTGGGAAAGTGAGCATTCTACGAGGTGGAAGGCATTGATTCGGGGTGTGCTGGAGTTTGTAGTGTCGCATGAGACAATTAGTCACGATGATGTTCCAGAGATTGATGAGTTATCAGATGCAGCGATAAATACCTTTAGTGCAATCCCAGGAGCGGAACAATGCATCGCGGTGCCACTGATGGAATTGTTACTCGACAGGGCATCTGAATCGACAGCAGATCGACTTCAGGAGCACTTAAATGAGTTTTATGCAGAAGCTAATCTGGGCGGTTTGAAATATGTTATTGATTTAGTGGACGACAGAGAAGGTTTTGTTACTGTGTCACGAAATGCGGCAACACTCAAGGATCGCGCGATGTCGGATCCACTCATATTCGCATATTTCTATTCACATTTGTCAACAGGCCGCAGATCGGATTGGTTAGTAGAGTGGCTCACCTATGATACGAAATTAGCTTTAGAATTTGTGAGGAAGAGGGGCTATCGCATACCCCAAAAGGATAGATTCTTGCGAGCCGTTCTCGAACTGGCAGGACAAAGCGATATTACGATGCGCTCCGGATGCTATGAGGTTCTAAACGCTACCAAATGCAATAACAATCTACAGCTAGTAGAACAATATATCACCCAGGTGATCGAACTTATACGTGACGTGGACTCATCGAGCCAAGAAGCAGCTTTCAAGGCCATTCAAGGGATGGGTTTCTTGGATCGCCTCCAAAAGAGGGAGATCACTAAGGCAGCATTCGTTTGGGTGATCGGACTTCCGCCGAACGAGAGATTGCAGTTGAGTACACTAAGATGCATTGAATTCTGGTCGCCCCACCTAACTACTGATGAGGCGGATCAACTTGTCCCATTATGTTTTGACGACCTTGTGATCAAGTCGCACCAGACTGATACAATAGACCTTGGATTTGGCATTCTTGTGAAGGCATCACCCTCGTACTTGGATAAGGACAGGAAGCTCAATTATGACGACCTGAAGAGAGCTTACGAAGAGGAAAGTGACGTGTTAATCAAGCAGGCTATCGCGAGGGGTCTGAACCGTCTAAAACCGT